One segment of Rhipicephalus sanguineus isolate Rsan-2018 chromosome 6, BIME_Rsan_1.4, whole genome shotgun sequence DNA contains the following:
- the LOC119397663 gene encoding uncharacterized protein LOC119397663 — protein sequence MATHGLPNRLPEFNGSSWSSWFGRLQFYFEANNITDAAVKRANLLTLCGEQTYDTVCALIQPRTPATVDYDDIVAALQEHYDPRPSEVYCRARFQRRDQLEGEKVAEYVAALKKLAADCNFGTLTATTSAAAQEGGSTATPANTTMLPLDVMLRDRFVCGLRDEGLQQRLFAETGLTFSKAYNIAQRAESAGHQQRDIRRNVEPVHHTSEQSGHSTSKAKSSKKTQRCWRCDDMHDPQVEVDSGAACTLISEDTFRATWRENAPALQQDDTQLRTWSGHSLPLLGCANVDVYYNGQTHQLPLLVVHGSGSSLLGRNWFTPLGVVVGGVHHTPSYPSVEELQQKYKAVFSEEIPGNNGPPVTLELREDATPKFLKARSVPFALQTSVENELDRLQKQEIIEPTQHSEWATPLVVVRKKNGTLRLCGDYRSTVNLATKASSYPLPTPEEVFSTLRGGKIFSTLDLTQAYQQLKVRFLREELTRRMAAVAVKAPVIPPEHVNVDRSKPVPQTLSPRMTRWCIKMSSYDYELVHRTGKKHQNADALSRLPLDTTIDEPPPPGDILMFEALPNPPLTADTVAAQRRSALS from the exons ATGGCTACGCACGGGCTCCCAAATCGGCTACCCGAATTCAACGGCTCATCATGGTCATCGTGGTTTGGACGCCTTCAATTTTACTTCGAGGCTAACAACATCACTGATGCAGCAGTGAAGAGAGCCAACCTGCTAACGCTGTGTGGGGAGCAGACATACGACACAGTCTGTGCCCTGATTCAGCCACGCACTCCAGCAACCGTTGACTACGACGACATCGTAGCAGCGCTACAAGAACACTATGACCCAAGGCCATCGGAGGTCTACTGTCGAGCCCGCTTCCAACGGCGAGaccaactggaaggcgaaaaagTGGCCGAATACGTAGCGGCTCTCAAAAAGCTCGCTGCTGACTGCAATTTCGGGACGTTGACCGCGACAACTTCAGCTGCTGCGCAGGAGGGAGGATCGACTGCCACACCTGCTAACACCACTATGCTCCCCTTGGACGTTATGTTGCGTGACCGTTTTGTGTGCGGACTGCGTGACGAAGGCCTACAACAACGCCTGTTCGCGGAGACGGGTCTCACATTCTCCAAAGCCTACAACATCGCCCAACGAGCGGAGAGCGCCGGTCACCAGCAGAGGGATATTCGACGGAACGTCGAGCCGGTGCATCACACCAGTGAGCAGTCAGGTCATTCCACGTCTAAGGCGAAATCAAGCAAAAAGacacagcgctgttggcgatgcgACGACATGCACGATCCCCAG GTTGAGGTGGATTCCGGAGCAGCATGTACGCTCATCAGCGAGGACACTTTTCGCGCCACTTGGCGTGAGAACGCACCAGCTCTCCAGCAAGACGACACGCAGCTGAGAACGTGGTCCGGACATTCTCTTCCACTACTGGGCTGTGCCAACGTAGACGTGTACTACAACGGTCAGACCCATCAGCTCCCCTTGCTAGTCGTTCACGGTTCTGGATCAAGCCTTTTAGGACGAAATTGGTTCACCCCTCTTGGAGTGGTCGTTGGCGGAGTTCACCACACACCCAGCTATCCGTCAGTGGAGGAGCTTCAACAGAAGTACAAAGCGGTTTTCTCCGAAGAAATACCTGGAAACAACGGACCTCCAGTCACACTGGAGCTTCGGGAGGATGCGACGCCGAAATTTTTGAAAGCTAGGTCGGTGCCTTTCGCCCTACAAACGTCAGTCGAGAATGAGCTTGACCGACTGCAGAAACAAGAGATCATCGAACCGACGCAACATTCGGAATGGGCTACACCACTCGTTGTCGTCCGAAAGAAGAACGGTACCCTACGCCTCTGCGGAGACTACCGGAGCACTGTCAACCTGGCGACAAAAGCATCTTCCTACCCACTGCCGACACCGGAAGAGGTTTTTAGCACGCTTCGTGGTGGAAAAATCTTCAGCACCCTGGACTTGACACAAGCCTACCAGCAGCTGAAG gtccgcttcctgcgtgaggagctcaCGCGCCGCatggccgccgtggcagtgaaggcacctgtgatccctccagagcacgTGAACGTTGACCGATCT AAGCCAGTGCCACAGACTTTGTCGCCGCGAATGACACGATGGTGCATCAAGATGTCGTCGTACGATTACGAACTCGTACATCGCACTGGGAAGAAACACCAGAACGCCGACGCACTAAGCCGCCTGCCGCTAGACACCACAATAGATGAACCACCCCCGCCGGGTGATATACTCATGTTCGAGGCGCTGCCGAACCCTCCGCTAACGGCTGACACAGTAGCGGCTCAACGCAGGAGTGCACTGTCTTGA